Proteins found in one Triticum aestivum cultivar Chinese Spring chromosome 4D, IWGSC CS RefSeq v2.1, whole genome shotgun sequence genomic segment:
- the LOC123096225 gene encoding PHD finger protein At1g33420 yields MAVLGRPTKRARRGRVLAEPCLLDLRAFPGRKERAGAASFRANVRGFLSRHASPAPPPAEWEQGGVLGDAGAVWQVGFRVGEEGGASVVAMDVVEEDVPRARRVHCDHCTVAGWSRHPVCVKKYHFIIRNEKMASCKTCRRCGLMVQLFQTRCPACSHGSALPHDESEDWDYAQIDDPRHLLHGIVHENGFGHLVRINGHEGGSSLLTGYQLMDFWDRLCTYLRVRKVSVLDVSKKFEVDYRVLHAIATGCSWYGQWGFKLGSGSFGITSETYSKAIENLSSVSLSHFFPHSRYPRNQLQDTIAFYQSLSKRPLTTFRDLFLYVLGLAAGKSVHTHLVTMHKRELAYDANFKEENWADEKIKQAMDVALKVLRAADRWVAMRTLKAATAHPIGSPQLVDYCLKTIGGTRTYDGMVVVVRCNSETNTIEYRLTNEILPPKNASMPTREHLFHDIKFLYDALLNPHTMQPYKPEHIHEHANRSAMVLLDCKQFIKHYDMEEDFLPQNQSVLHIWCQVELLDQVGDPPSLPAELLTLPQTATVADLKMEAARTFQSIYLMLQSFVANQLLDCPTADDTTQVKLLFGAKGTVSIQGKCVGGERRVAIYRMERGVDQWTVNCSCGAKDDDGERMLSCDSCHVWQHTRCVGISDFVQVPKRFVCASCKLLHKSKMYSSFPNKRCKTGSFSHASSGLWRPNIS; encoded by the exons ATGGCGGTGCTCGGGCGGCCCACGAagcgggcgcggcgcgggcgggtgCTGGCGGAGCCGTGCCTCCTCGACCTGCGGGCGTTCCCCGGCCGGAAGGAGCGGGCCGGCGCCGCGTCGTTCCGCGCCAACGTGCGGGGGTTCCTGTCCCGGCAcgcgtcgccggcgccgccgcccgcggaGTGGGAGCAGGGCGGCGTGCTGGGCGACGCCGGCGCGGTGTGGCAGGTAGGTTTCCGTGTAGGCGAGGAGGGCGGGGCCTCGGTCGTGGCCATGGATGTGGTCGAGGAGGACGTGCCCAGGGCCAGGCGCGTCCACTGTGACCACTGTACGGTTGCTG GCTGGAGCAGGCACCCAGTTTGTGTGAAAAAGTATCACTTCATAATTCGGAATGAGAAAATGGCCAGCTGCAAAACCTGCCGGCGTTGTGGCCTGATGGTTCAATTGTTTCAGACAAG GTGCCCGGCGTGCAGTCATGGTTCTGCGTTACCCCATGATGAATCTGAAGATTGGGACTATGCCCAGATTGATGATCCGCGGCATTTGCTGCATGGCATAGTACATGAAAATGGGTTTGGCCATCTTGTACGAATTAACGGCCATGAAGGTGGCTCCAGCCTCTTGACAGGATACCAACTGATGGACTTTTGGGATCGTCTTTGCACATACCTAAGAGTCAG AAAGGTTTCAGTGTTGGATGTCTCGAAGAAGTTTGAAGTTGACTACAGGGTTCTACATGCCATTGCCACTGGCTGTTCTTGGTATGGGCAGTGGGGATTCAAACTCGGAAGTGGGAGCTTCGGAATTACATCTGAAACCTACAGCAAAGCCATTGAAAACCTCTCCTCAGTGTCACTCTCTCACTTCTTTCCGCACTCCCGATATCCTCGAAACCAACTGCAGGATACCATTGCTTTCTATCAATCGCTCTCAAAGCGCCCTCTCACCACATTCCGTGATCTGTTCCTCTATGTCTTGGGGCTTGCTGCTGGCAAAAGTGTGCATACCCACCTTGTGACAATGCACAAGAGGGAGCTAGCATATGATGCCAATTTCAAAGAGGAAAACTGGGCTGATGAGAAAATAAAGCAAGCGATGGATGTTGCGCTGAAAGTTCTCCGTGCTGCAGATAGGTGGGTGGCTATGCGAACCCTAAAGGCAGCTACAGCTCATCCAATTGGTTCACCACAGCTGGTCGATTACTGCCTCAAGACCATTGGTGGTACAAGAACCTATGATGGGATGGTTGTTGTAGTTCGATGCAACAGTGAGACAAACACAATAGAGTACAG GCTCACAAATGAAATCTTGCCACCAAAGAATGCGAGCATGCCAACTCGGGAACACCTTTTCCATGACATCAAGTTCCTCTATGATGCGCTCCTCAACCCTCATACAATGCAACCTTATAAGCCAGAACATATTCATGAACATGCCAACAGATCTGCGATGGTCCTTTTGGACTGCAAGCAGTTCATCAAGCATTATGACATGGAAGAGGATTTCTTGCCTCAAAACCAATCTGTGCTGCACATCTGGTGCCAAGTGGAGCTATTGGATCAGGTTGGTGATCCACCCAGCCTCCCAGCAGAACTTTTAACACTTCCGCAAACAGCTACTGTTGCTGATCTGAAGATGGAGGCTGCGAGAACATTCCAAAGTATCTACTTGATGCTACAAAGCTTTGTAGCAAACCAGCTTCTTGATTGTCCAACTGCAGATGACACAACTCAAGTCAAGCTCTTATTTGGAGCAAAAGGGACTGTCAGTATCCAAGGCAAGTGCGTCGGAGGTGAGCGCAGGGTTGCAATTTATCGGATGGAGAGGGGTGTAGACCAATGGACAGTTAATTGTTCATGTGGAGCGAAGGATGATGATGGTGAGAGGATGCTATCTTGTGACTCATGCCATGTGTGGCAGCACACTAGGTGTGTTGGAATTAGTGATTTTGTTCAGGTGCCGAAGAGATTTGTATGTGCATCTTGTAAATTACTCCACAAGTCTAAGATGTATAGTAGTTTCCCTAACAAAAGATGTAAGACTGGCTCTTTTAGTCATGCCAGTAGTGGGTTGTGGAGGCCCAACATCAGTTAA